One window of Gemmatimonadota bacterium genomic DNA carries:
- a CDS encoding potassium channel protein has protein sequence MNPKNKLIGASLAIVVILGFGTLGYKLLTEWTWFESFYFTLITITTIGYTEPAGFTENGRYFGTLLIVVGVGTLGYALSVAVQSVVSLEIVSSMGKRRLMDEIQELKDHYIVCGAGRVGRRIGQEITDRGLDCVLIETEDRAEPFESDGFRLLKGDATKEEVLKSAGIERARGIVCAVSSDPENLYITLTARDLNQDIHIVARANEESVIPRLTRAGADKVVSPVITGSRQMAQMLLKPAVADFMELASMADKLDLELDQIEIGPGSGLAGSSVGEGAIGSNHDVIVIAVQGSGGNVLFNPGSDRTLASGDILIVMGKRYNLKNLRRTADPSAVP, from the coding sequence ATGAATCCCAAGAACAAGCTCATAGGGGCTTCTCTCGCCATCGTGGTCATCCTGGGATTCGGAACCCTGGGATACAAGCTGCTGACGGAATGGACCTGGTTCGAAAGCTTCTACTTCACGCTGATCACCATCACGACCATCGGATATACCGAACCGGCCGGCTTCACCGAAAACGGCCGCTACTTCGGCACGCTGTTGATCGTCGTGGGCGTCGGGACGCTGGGCTACGCGCTGTCCGTCGCCGTACAGTCGGTCGTATCGCTCGAAATCGTCTCCTCAATGGGGAAGAGACGCCTCATGGATGAAATCCAGGAACTGAAGGACCACTACATCGTCTGCGGCGCGGGCCGCGTCGGCCGAAGAATCGGACAGGAAATCACTGACCGTGGCCTGGACTGCGTGCTCATCGAGACCGAAGACCGGGCAGAGCCCTTCGAATCGGACGGTTTTCGCTTACTGAAGGGTGACGCCACGAAGGAAGAAGTGTTGAAGTCGGCGGGTATCGAACGGGCGAGGGGCATCGTGTGCGCCGTGTCGTCCGATCCGGAGAACCTGTACATCACCCTGACGGCGCGGGACCTGAACCAGGACATACATATCGTGGCCCGGGCCAACGAGGAATCCGTGATCCCCAGGCTGACCCGCGCCGGTGCGGACAAGGTGGTCTCGCCGGTCATCACGGGTTCCCGGCAGATGGCGCAGATGCTGCTCAAGCCGGCCGTGGCCGACTTCATGGAGCTGGCGTCCATGGCGGACAAGCTCGACCTGGAACTCGACCAGATCGAGATCGGGCCTGGATCGGGGCTCGCGGGATCATCCGTTGGGGAAGGAGCCATCGGATCGAACCATGACGTCATCGTCATCGCCGTCCAGGGGTCCGGCGGAAACGTCCTGTTCAACCCGGGAAGCGACCGGACGCTGGCGTCTGGAGACATCCTGATCGTCATGGGAAAACGATACAACCTGAAGAACCTGCGCAGGACCGCCGATCCATCAGCCGTGCCATAG